The proteins below come from a single Aegilops tauschii subsp. strangulata cultivar AL8/78 chromosome 6, Aet v6.0, whole genome shotgun sequence genomic window:
- the LOC109764006 gene encoding uncharacterized protein, with the protein MVSVNVGLVHYVLDHIYGTLLHRTKLGTPFFSKGWGGTKLDLLERMVKQLFPEAPCQNWPPTAVQPKWKTVWETKNSCLREGVFRTTCDERLIDALPPESHNARVAFLTPKDVSPEKMACVVHLAGTGDHSFERRLRLGGPLLKDNIATMVLESPYYGQRRPSMQHGAKLQCVSDLLLLGKATIDEARSLLYWLQAEAGYGKMGICGLSMGGVHAAMVGSLHPTPIATLPFLAPHSAVVPFCEGLYRHATAWEALREDAAALAKDATSLTEDAASGISIEQVKDRLRSVLSLTDVTRFPLPKNPQAVIFVGATDDGYIPRHSVMELQKAWPGSEVRWVTGGHVSSFLLHNDSFRKAIVDALDRL; encoded by the exons ATGGTATCAGTGAATGTTGGGTTAGTACACTATGTATTGGACCATATATATGGGACTCTCCTTCATCGCACGAAATTAGGAACGCCATTTTTCTCAAAGGGATGGGGAGGTACCAAACTTGATTTGTTAGAGAGGATGGTGAAGCAGCTATTCCCTGAAGCACCTTGCCAGAACTGGCCACCAACTGCTGTGCAGCCTAAATGGAAAACAGTTTGGGAGACAAAGAACTCTTGTCTGCGAGAGGGAGTTTTCCGGACAACATGTGATGAGCGACTCATTGATGCATTGCCTCCTGAGAGTCACAATGCAAGAGTCGCTTTTCTTACGCCCAAGGATGTCTCACCAGAGAAGATGGCTTGCGTGGTCCATCTGGCAG GAACCGGTGATCACTCATTTGAGAGAAGGCTCCGGCTTGGTGGACCTCTTTTGAAGGACAATATTGCAACCATGGTTCTTGAGAG CCCCTATTATGGACAACGACGTCCTAGCATGCAGCATGGGGCCAAGCTTCAATGTGTGAGTGACTTGCTACTCTTAGGAAAAGCCACTATTGATGAAGCTCGCAGTCTCTTATACTGGTTGCAGGCTGAGGCTGGTtatggcaagatgggcatatgTGGGCTCAGCATGG GCGGTGTACATGCTGCAATGGTTGGATCCTTGCATCCTACGCCAATTGCCACACTACCATTTCTTGCTCCACATTCTGCTGTTGTACCTTTCTGTGAAGGACTTTACAGACATGCCACAGCTTGGGAAGCACTGAGGGAAGATGCAGCAGCATTAGCTAAAGATGCAACTTCTTTGACCGAAGATGCGGCATCCGGTATCAGCATTGAGCAAGTAAAAGACAGATTACGGTCAGTGCTGTCTCTGACGGACGTCACTCGATTTCCCCTACCGAAGAATCCACAGGCTGTCATTTTTGTTGGTGCAACG GATGACGGTTATATTCCTAGACACTCGGTCATGGAGCTCCAGAAGGCATGGCCGGGCTCGGAAGTCCGGTGGGTGACGGGAGGCCATGTGTCCTCTTTTTTACTCCACAACGACTCGTTTCGCAAGGCCATCGTCGATGCCCTTGACAGATTGTAA
- the LOC109764005 gene encoding transcription factor TGAL9 isoform X1: MGDRPWQQPHEQASCSAHAEMIQASTAATSSTHGSIIRKDPGGYEDLAELDQALFLYINSQDQQSVQEQPQTLNIFPSRPMHVVAEPSPKAATSTSNIVAASSNLKPQRPPSKQSAMTAPGGKATVKREGSGSGGAGTPSTSEHEGPRTPDAKTLRRLAQNREAARKSRLRKKAYIQNLETSRVRLSQMEQEMQRCSAQGAILGGGAGIGGLSPEAAWFDGEYARWVDEHDRMMRHLRAAVDAEGVEHDAAATDGEQLLRQLIDATAAHHVVLAELKSAVARADVFHLVSGTWLPAAERCFIWIGGSRPSDLIKVMARHMEPLTEQQAAGMYDVQRWAQEREEALDRELQATYRSLSDTVSSDALISPYPDTAAYMAHMSLAISNLSSLEAFVRQADALRLQTLHRLPQVLTARQAARCFLAVADYSQRLRALSSLWLARPRQDQPNQPGAGGRLFHP, encoded by the exons ATGGGGGATAGGCCATGGCAACAGCCGCATGAGCAGGCTTCTTGTTCAGCGCACGCCGAGATGATCCAAGCTTCTACCGCTGCTACCTCGTCCACCCATGGAAGCATCAT CAGAAAGGACCCTGGCGGATACGAGGACTTGGcagaacttgatcaagccctcttccTCTACATCAACAGCCAGGACCAACAATCAGTTCAAGAGCAACCAC AGACTCTCAACATCTTCCCTTCTCGGCCGATGCACGTCGTCGCCGAGCCTTCTCCGAAGGCCGCCACCTCGACGTCGAACATCGTCGCCGCGAGTTCTAATTTAAAGCCGCAACGTCCGCCGTCCAAGCAGTCCGCCATGACGGCACCAGGCGGCAAGGCGACCGTCAAG AGAGAAGGAAGCGGAAGCGGCGGCGCCGGCACGCCGTCGACCTCAGAGCACGAGGGCCCCAGAACGCCGGACGCCAAGACGCTGAGGAGGCTCGCGCAGAACAGGGAGGCCGCGAGGAAGAGCAGGCTTAGGAAGAAG GCTTACATTCAAAATTTGGAGACGAGTAGGGTCAGGCTGTCACAGATGGAGCAGGAGATGCAGAGATGCAGCGCTCAG GGTGCAATCTTGGGTGGTGGAGCTGGCATTGGAGGACTAAGCCCAG AGGCGGCATGGTTCGACGGGGAGTACGCGAGGTGGGTGGACGAGCACGACAGGATGATGCGGCACCTGCGGGCAGCGGTGGACGCGGAGGGAGTGGAGCACGACGcggcggcgacggacggcgaGCAGCTGCTGCGGCAGCTCATCGACGCCACGGCCGCGCACCACGTGGTGCTGGCGGAGCTCAAGTCCGCCGTGGCCAGGGCCGACGTGTTCCACCTCGTCTCCGGGACGTGGCTGCCCGCCGCCGAGCGCTGCTTCATCTGGATTGGCGGCTCCCGCCCCTCGGACCTCATCAAG GTTATGGCGCGGCATATGGAGCCCCTGACGGAGCAACAGGCGGCGGGCATGTACGACGTGCAGCGGTGGGCGCAGGAGCGCGAGGAAGCTCTGGACCGTGAGCTCCAGGCCACGTACCGCTCCCTCTCCGACACCGTCTCCTCCGACGCGCTCATCTCCCCCTACCCCGACACGGCCGCCTACATGGCCCACATGTCGCTCGCCATCTCCAACCTCTCCTCCCTCGAGGCCTTCGTCAGACAG GCAGACGCGTTGAGGCTGCAGACGCTGCACAGGCTGCCGCAGGTGCTGACGGCGCGGCAGGCGGCGCGGTGCTTCCTCGCCGTCGCTGACTACTCCCAGCGCCTCCGCGCGCTCAGCTCCCTCTGGCTGGCGCGGCCGCGCCAGGACCAGCCCAACCAGCCCGGCGCCGGCGGCCGTCTGTTCCATCCATGA
- the LOC109764005 gene encoding transcription factor TGAL9 isoform X2: protein MGDRPWQQPHEQASCSAHAEMIQASTAATSSTHGSIIKDPGGYEDLAELDQALFLYINSQDQQSVQEQPQTLNIFPSRPMHVVAEPSPKAATSTSNIVAASSNLKPQRPPSKQSAMTAPGGKATVKREGSGSGGAGTPSTSEHEGPRTPDAKTLRRLAQNREAARKSRLRKKAYIQNLETSRVRLSQMEQEMQRCSAQGAILGGGAGIGGLSPEAAWFDGEYARWVDEHDRMMRHLRAAVDAEGVEHDAAATDGEQLLRQLIDATAAHHVVLAELKSAVARADVFHLVSGTWLPAAERCFIWIGGSRPSDLIKVMARHMEPLTEQQAAGMYDVQRWAQEREEALDRELQATYRSLSDTVSSDALISPYPDTAAYMAHMSLAISNLSSLEAFVRQADALRLQTLHRLPQVLTARQAARCFLAVADYSQRLRALSSLWLARPRQDQPNQPGAGGRLFHP from the exons ATGGGGGATAGGCCATGGCAACAGCCGCATGAGCAGGCTTCTTGTTCAGCGCACGCCGAGATGATCCAAGCTTCTACCGCTGCTACCTCGTCCACCCATGGAAGCATCAT AAAGGACCCTGGCGGATACGAGGACTTGGcagaacttgatcaagccctcttccTCTACATCAACAGCCAGGACCAACAATCAGTTCAAGAGCAACCAC AGACTCTCAACATCTTCCCTTCTCGGCCGATGCACGTCGTCGCCGAGCCTTCTCCGAAGGCCGCCACCTCGACGTCGAACATCGTCGCCGCGAGTTCTAATTTAAAGCCGCAACGTCCGCCGTCCAAGCAGTCCGCCATGACGGCACCAGGCGGCAAGGCGACCGTCAAG AGAGAAGGAAGCGGAAGCGGCGGCGCCGGCACGCCGTCGACCTCAGAGCACGAGGGCCCCAGAACGCCGGACGCCAAGACGCTGAGGAGGCTCGCGCAGAACAGGGAGGCCGCGAGGAAGAGCAGGCTTAGGAAGAAG GCTTACATTCAAAATTTGGAGACGAGTAGGGTCAGGCTGTCACAGATGGAGCAGGAGATGCAGAGATGCAGCGCTCAG GGTGCAATCTTGGGTGGTGGAGCTGGCATTGGAGGACTAAGCCCAG AGGCGGCATGGTTCGACGGGGAGTACGCGAGGTGGGTGGACGAGCACGACAGGATGATGCGGCACCTGCGGGCAGCGGTGGACGCGGAGGGAGTGGAGCACGACGcggcggcgacggacggcgaGCAGCTGCTGCGGCAGCTCATCGACGCCACGGCCGCGCACCACGTGGTGCTGGCGGAGCTCAAGTCCGCCGTGGCCAGGGCCGACGTGTTCCACCTCGTCTCCGGGACGTGGCTGCCCGCCGCCGAGCGCTGCTTCATCTGGATTGGCGGCTCCCGCCCCTCGGACCTCATCAAG GTTATGGCGCGGCATATGGAGCCCCTGACGGAGCAACAGGCGGCGGGCATGTACGACGTGCAGCGGTGGGCGCAGGAGCGCGAGGAAGCTCTGGACCGTGAGCTCCAGGCCACGTACCGCTCCCTCTCCGACACCGTCTCCTCCGACGCGCTCATCTCCCCCTACCCCGACACGGCCGCCTACATGGCCCACATGTCGCTCGCCATCTCCAACCTCTCCTCCCTCGAGGCCTTCGTCAGACAG GCAGACGCGTTGAGGCTGCAGACGCTGCACAGGCTGCCGCAGGTGCTGACGGCGCGGCAGGCGGCGCGGTGCTTCCTCGCCGTCGCTGACTACTCCCAGCGCCTCCGCGCGCTCAGCTCCCTCTGGCTGGCGCGGCCGCGCCAGGACCAGCCCAACCAGCCCGGCGCCGGCGGCCGTCTGTTCCATCCATGA
- the LOC109764005 gene encoding transcription factor TGAL9 isoform X3, which translates to MIQASTAATSSTHGSIIRKDPGGYEDLAELDQALFLYINSQDQQSVQEQPQTLNIFPSRPMHVVAEPSPKAATSTSNIVAASSNLKPQRPPSKQSAMTAPGGKATVKREGSGSGGAGTPSTSEHEGPRTPDAKTLRRLAQNREAARKSRLRKKAYIQNLETSRVRLSQMEQEMQRCSAQGAILGGGAGIGGLSPEAAWFDGEYARWVDEHDRMMRHLRAAVDAEGVEHDAAATDGEQLLRQLIDATAAHHVVLAELKSAVARADVFHLVSGTWLPAAERCFIWIGGSRPSDLIKVMARHMEPLTEQQAAGMYDVQRWAQEREEALDRELQATYRSLSDTVSSDALISPYPDTAAYMAHMSLAISNLSSLEAFVRQADALRLQTLHRLPQVLTARQAARCFLAVADYSQRLRALSSLWLARPRQDQPNQPGAGGRLFHP; encoded by the exons ATGATCCAAGCTTCTACCGCTGCTACCTCGTCCACCCATGGAAGCATCAT CAGAAAGGACCCTGGCGGATACGAGGACTTGGcagaacttgatcaagccctcttccTCTACATCAACAGCCAGGACCAACAATCAGTTCAAGAGCAACCAC AGACTCTCAACATCTTCCCTTCTCGGCCGATGCACGTCGTCGCCGAGCCTTCTCCGAAGGCCGCCACCTCGACGTCGAACATCGTCGCCGCGAGTTCTAATTTAAAGCCGCAACGTCCGCCGTCCAAGCAGTCCGCCATGACGGCACCAGGCGGCAAGGCGACCGTCAAG AGAGAAGGAAGCGGAAGCGGCGGCGCCGGCACGCCGTCGACCTCAGAGCACGAGGGCCCCAGAACGCCGGACGCCAAGACGCTGAGGAGGCTCGCGCAGAACAGGGAGGCCGCGAGGAAGAGCAGGCTTAGGAAGAAG GCTTACATTCAAAATTTGGAGACGAGTAGGGTCAGGCTGTCACAGATGGAGCAGGAGATGCAGAGATGCAGCGCTCAG GGTGCAATCTTGGGTGGTGGAGCTGGCATTGGAGGACTAAGCCCAG AGGCGGCATGGTTCGACGGGGAGTACGCGAGGTGGGTGGACGAGCACGACAGGATGATGCGGCACCTGCGGGCAGCGGTGGACGCGGAGGGAGTGGAGCACGACGcggcggcgacggacggcgaGCAGCTGCTGCGGCAGCTCATCGACGCCACGGCCGCGCACCACGTGGTGCTGGCGGAGCTCAAGTCCGCCGTGGCCAGGGCCGACGTGTTCCACCTCGTCTCCGGGACGTGGCTGCCCGCCGCCGAGCGCTGCTTCATCTGGATTGGCGGCTCCCGCCCCTCGGACCTCATCAAG GTTATGGCGCGGCATATGGAGCCCCTGACGGAGCAACAGGCGGCGGGCATGTACGACGTGCAGCGGTGGGCGCAGGAGCGCGAGGAAGCTCTGGACCGTGAGCTCCAGGCCACGTACCGCTCCCTCTCCGACACCGTCTCCTCCGACGCGCTCATCTCCCCCTACCCCGACACGGCCGCCTACATGGCCCACATGTCGCTCGCCATCTCCAACCTCTCCTCCCTCGAGGCCTTCGTCAGACAG GCAGACGCGTTGAGGCTGCAGACGCTGCACAGGCTGCCGCAGGTGCTGACGGCGCGGCAGGCGGCGCGGTGCTTCCTCGCCGTCGCTGACTACTCCCAGCGCCTCCGCGCGCTCAGCTCCCTCTGGCTGGCGCGGCCGCGCCAGGACCAGCCCAACCAGCCCGGCGCCGGCGGCCGTCTGTTCCATCCATGA
- the LOC109764005 gene encoding transcription factor TGAL9 isoform X4 gives MIQASTAATSSTHGSIIKDPGGYEDLAELDQALFLYINSQDQQSVQEQPQTLNIFPSRPMHVVAEPSPKAATSTSNIVAASSNLKPQRPPSKQSAMTAPGGKATVKREGSGSGGAGTPSTSEHEGPRTPDAKTLRRLAQNREAARKSRLRKKAYIQNLETSRVRLSQMEQEMQRCSAQGAILGGGAGIGGLSPEAAWFDGEYARWVDEHDRMMRHLRAAVDAEGVEHDAAATDGEQLLRQLIDATAAHHVVLAELKSAVARADVFHLVSGTWLPAAERCFIWIGGSRPSDLIKVMARHMEPLTEQQAAGMYDVQRWAQEREEALDRELQATYRSLSDTVSSDALISPYPDTAAYMAHMSLAISNLSSLEAFVRQADALRLQTLHRLPQVLTARQAARCFLAVADYSQRLRALSSLWLARPRQDQPNQPGAGGRLFHP, from the exons ATGATCCAAGCTTCTACCGCTGCTACCTCGTCCACCCATGGAAGCATCAT AAAGGACCCTGGCGGATACGAGGACTTGGcagaacttgatcaagccctcttccTCTACATCAACAGCCAGGACCAACAATCAGTTCAAGAGCAACCAC AGACTCTCAACATCTTCCCTTCTCGGCCGATGCACGTCGTCGCCGAGCCTTCTCCGAAGGCCGCCACCTCGACGTCGAACATCGTCGCCGCGAGTTCTAATTTAAAGCCGCAACGTCCGCCGTCCAAGCAGTCCGCCATGACGGCACCAGGCGGCAAGGCGACCGTCAAG AGAGAAGGAAGCGGAAGCGGCGGCGCCGGCACGCCGTCGACCTCAGAGCACGAGGGCCCCAGAACGCCGGACGCCAAGACGCTGAGGAGGCTCGCGCAGAACAGGGAGGCCGCGAGGAAGAGCAGGCTTAGGAAGAAG GCTTACATTCAAAATTTGGAGACGAGTAGGGTCAGGCTGTCACAGATGGAGCAGGAGATGCAGAGATGCAGCGCTCAG GGTGCAATCTTGGGTGGTGGAGCTGGCATTGGAGGACTAAGCCCAG AGGCGGCATGGTTCGACGGGGAGTACGCGAGGTGGGTGGACGAGCACGACAGGATGATGCGGCACCTGCGGGCAGCGGTGGACGCGGAGGGAGTGGAGCACGACGcggcggcgacggacggcgaGCAGCTGCTGCGGCAGCTCATCGACGCCACGGCCGCGCACCACGTGGTGCTGGCGGAGCTCAAGTCCGCCGTGGCCAGGGCCGACGTGTTCCACCTCGTCTCCGGGACGTGGCTGCCCGCCGCCGAGCGCTGCTTCATCTGGATTGGCGGCTCCCGCCCCTCGGACCTCATCAAG GTTATGGCGCGGCATATGGAGCCCCTGACGGAGCAACAGGCGGCGGGCATGTACGACGTGCAGCGGTGGGCGCAGGAGCGCGAGGAAGCTCTGGACCGTGAGCTCCAGGCCACGTACCGCTCCCTCTCCGACACCGTCTCCTCCGACGCGCTCATCTCCCCCTACCCCGACACGGCCGCCTACATGGCCCACATGTCGCTCGCCATCTCCAACCTCTCCTCCCTCGAGGCCTTCGTCAGACAG GCAGACGCGTTGAGGCTGCAGACGCTGCACAGGCTGCCGCAGGTGCTGACGGCGCGGCAGGCGGCGCGGTGCTTCCTCGCCGTCGCTGACTACTCCCAGCGCCTCCGCGCGCTCAGCTCCCTCTGGCTGGCGCGGCCGCGCCAGGACCAGCCCAACCAGCCCGGCGCCGGCGGCCGTCTGTTCCATCCATGA